The following coding sequences are from one Thermocladium sp. ECH_B window:
- a CDS encoding NAD-dependent deacetylase (Modulates the activities of several enzymes which are inactive in their acetylated form), which produces MECDELAREAAALLRRSRYAIAFTGAGISTESGIPDFRGPNGLWRRFDPSMSSIDYFRRDPRGFWGFYSSRFKSINVAKPNAAHIALAELERLGLIKAVITQNIDGLHVKAGNHRVIELHGSSRTASCTMCGNQVRFEEAIKIYEETGDAPHCSCGGIYKPDVVLFGEPVARLEEAMSEAQRSDLVLVIGSSLTVYPASLIPLAVIDGGGSSIIINMEPTPYDEYSNIVMHCPAGEAMVHVLKHIVGMN; this is translated from the coding sequence ATGGAGTGCGATGAATTGGCTCGTGAAGCCGCGGCCCTATTGCGGCGAAGTAGGTATGCGATTGCCTTCACTGGGGCTGGAATAAGCACGGAGAGCGGTATACCTGATTTTCGGGGGCCTAATGGGCTCTGGAGGAGGTTTGATCCATCGATGTCCAGCATTGATTACTTTAGGCGGGATCCCCGTGGTTTCTGGGGATTCTATTCATCCAGGTTTAAATCAATAAATGTAGCTAAGCCAAATGCTGCCCATATTGCGTTGGCTGAGCTTGAGCGGCTTGGCCTAATTAAGGCAGTGATAACCCAGAACATTGATGGGCTTCACGTAAAGGCAGGGAATCATAGGGTAATTGAGCTTCATGGATCATCCAGAACAGCCAGTTGCACTATGTGCGGTAATCAGGTTAGGTTTGAGGAGGCAATCAAGATATATGAGGAAACGGGCGATGCGCCTCATTGCTCCTGCGGAGGCATCTATAAGCCCGACGTTGTTCTATTCGGAGAACCCGTCGCTAGACTGGAGGAGGCAATGAGCGAGGCGCAGAGGAGTGACTTAGTGCTAGTCATTGGTTCATCACTAACCGTTTACCCAGCATCGCTTATACCTCTTGCCGTTATTGATGGTGGTGGTTCATCGATAATAATTAACATGGAGCCAACTCCATATGATGAATACTCCAATATAGTGATGCATTGCCCA